A single Hyperolius riggenbachi isolate aHypRig1 chromosome 12, aHypRig1.pri, whole genome shotgun sequence DNA region contains:
- the LOC137541355 gene encoding heat shock protein beta-11-like: MLSLQLTSNTSPSPLTLSLRPLWPLSRDIFTSLEQDMIRTVGEIRASMKLMEQFHHQLLQELTQQENKALTVATSSDTKALEGDFVLTLELEDFPPQDLTVKLLGNKLLVSGAKESKNDDGKGSFSYKCQIFRKEADLPQDIRAEDISCTVTADGKLRINALHQPLPIMQERTVPIQLQGAAQPKIQSLEAAKDSRS; the protein is encoded by the coding sequence ATGTTGAGCCTTCAGCtgactagtaatacctccccgagCCCACTCACTCTGTCCCTAAGACCTCTCTGGCCCTTGTCCAGAGATATTTTCACCAGCCTGGAGCAGGACATGATCCGCACTGTAGGAGAGATCAGAGCCAGTATGAAGCTAATGGAACAGTTTCACCATCAGCTGCTGCAGGAACTGACACAGCAAGAGAACAAGGCTCTGACTGTAGCCACCAGCAGTGACACAAAGGCTCTTGAAGGTGATTTTGTCCTGACCCTGGAACTTGAGGACTTTCCTCCCCAAGACCTGACAGTCAAACTACTTGGAAATAAACTGCTGGTGAGTGGAGCCAAGGAGTCAAAAAACGATGACGGAAAAGGCTCTTTCTCCTACAAGTGTCAGATCTTCAGGAAAGAAGCGGATCTCCCACAGGATATCAGGGCTGAAGACATCAGCTGTaccgtgactgcagatggaaaacTGCGGATAAATGCATTACATCAACCTCTGCCAATCATGCAGGAAAGAACTGTCCCAATACAGCTTCAAGGAGCAGCTCAGCCCAAGATCCAGAGCTTGGAGGCTGCTAAAGACAGCAGATCTTAA